One Mugil cephalus isolate CIBA_MC_2020 chromosome 8, CIBA_Mcephalus_1.1, whole genome shotgun sequence genomic window carries:
- the LOC125012442 gene encoding progonadoliberin-1-like, with protein MVTKTLALWLLLVGAVFPHGCCQHWSYGLSPGGKRELDSFSDTLENLEGFPHMEAPCRVMGCAEEPFAKIYRMKGLIGSMADRENGHRTYKK; from the exons aTGGTTACAAAAACCTTGgcactgtggctgctgctggtgggtGCAGTGTTCCCACATGGCTGCTGTCAGCACTGGTCATATGGACTGAGCccaggagggaagagagagctGGACAGCTTCTCAGACACACTCGAAAAC TTAGAGGGGTTTCCACACATGGAGGCCCCGTGCCGTGTCATGGGTTGTGCAGAGGAACCTTTTGCCAAAATCTACCGAATGAAAGGACTGATC GGGAGTATGGCCGACAGAGAGAATGGACACCgaacatacaaaaaataa
- the npy8br gene encoding neuropeptide Y receptor Y8b, with product MELQHNTYHNQASWREIPWDLAEDCSLSVGGTTFLIVAYSTVMAVGLIGNSCLVFVITRHKEMHNVTNIFIVNLSCSDILIGIICMPATIIYTLMDHWILGDTLCKLTPFIQCISVTVSTFSLVLIAMERYQLIVHPTGWKPMVGQSYLAVAVTWIVACLISVPFLSYTVLTFPFQNMSVPYPINEHLVCMELWPSVQERRAYTTSLLIFQYFLPVILIMICYLHIYLRLRRRKDMVDRGRNNTQKKNKGATRINTMLISIVVAFALSWLPLNVFNTVFDWNHEAIPSCGHDIIFSFCHLTAMVSTCVNPIIYGFLNSNFQKQLKSTLLSCRCWGVTERYESVPLSTVSTEVTKGSILSNGSISNNT from the coding sequence ATGGAGCTGCAGCACAACACCTATCACAACCAAGCCTCATGGAGAGAGATACCGTGGGATTTGGCCGAGGACTGCAGCCTGTCAGTGGGTGGCACCACTTTCCTGATCGTTGCTTACAGCACAGTCATGGCAGTGGGTCTCATCGGGAACTCCTGCCTGGTGTTCGTCATCACCAGGCACAAGGAGATGCACAACGTTACCAACATCTTTATCGTCAACCTGTCTTGCTCTGACATTCTCATAGGCATTATATGCATGCCGGCCACGATTATCTACACACTAATGGACCACTGGATCCTAGGAGACACCCTCTGTAAGCTCACGCCCTTCATCCAGTGCATATCAGTTACTGTCTCCACCTTCTCCCTCGTCCTCATCGCCATGGAGCGCTACCAGCTCATTGTCCATCCGACTGGATGGAAACCCATGGTGGGCCAGTCCTACTTGGCAGTGGCTGTCACCTGGATCGTGGCCTGCCTAATCTCAGTGCCTTTCCTCTCCTACACCGTGCTCACCTTCCCTTTCCAAAACATGAGCGTCCCCTACCCGATCAACGAGCATCTCGTTTGTATGGAGCTGTGGCCATCGGTCCAAGAAAGGCGGGCCTacaccacctccctcctcatcttccAGTACTTCCTTCCTGTCATCCTCATCATGATCTGTTACTTACACATCTATCTGCGcctcaggaggaggaaggacatGGTGGACCGTGGCAGGAACAACactcagaagaagaacaaaggcGCTACGAGGATCAACACCATGTTAATTTCCATAGTGGTGGCATTCGCCCTCTCCTGGCTCCCTCTCAACGTCTTCAACACCGTGTTCGACTGGAACCACGAGGCCATCCCGTCCTGTGGCCACGACATCATATTCTCATTCTGCCACCTCACCGCCATGGTCTCCACCTGCGTCAACCCCATCATCTATGGCTTCCTCAACAGCAATTTCCAGAAACAGCTCAAGTCCACCCTGTTGAGCTGTCGCTGCTGGGGGGTGACAGAGAGGTATGAGAGCGTCCCACTCTCCACTGTCAGCACAGAGGTTACAAAAGGGTCGATCTTGAGCAATGGATCTATCAGCAACAATACTTAA
- the klhl22 gene encoding kelch-like protein 22 isoform X2, which translates to MKAMKPEQKCVAVAEDGAPSPMGGLAGSSGRPGRRTYQSSAHFGSLLDGLLALRQGGILFDVVLVVEGRPIQAHRILLAASCDYFRGMFAGGLRETQQKEIPIHGVSYIAMTKLLDYIYTSTIELDLECVQEVLIAATLVQLEKVIDFCCDFLFSWLDEGNILEVHHLADLYGLQQLNDKIHSYILKNIQTLSRTDVYRQLPQDEVFRALTSDELHVNSENEVYEAALHYHYSPEQVETDQVYLQDNLKMLDAVRFCLIEKQVLQRLHGRLHQCPLKDSVSAALRYHEQEVWQPVLQSPLTQPRSTFHCVLGFGGMFTSSTLTDSNDLFQVFHPSWREWRTLTAAHAPRMSNQGIAVLNNFVYLIGGDKNTSGFRAETRCWRYDPRHNSWCSIQSLQQQHADHCVCVVGGHIYTIGGRDYSNELDSVERYDPRTNSWEFVTPLKREVYAHAGAVVDGKIYIACGRRGMAYLRETCCFDPAANQWTACAEGPVERAWHGMAAVNGRVYVIGGSNDERGYRHDVLKVACFDPAVNSWSLMAPLPGGHGEPGVAVLDNRIYILGGRSHDKGTRMKYVHVYNTDADEWENETEFKLRVSGLAACVALMPPAVLAQARTWEQRTKASWEEVDVDNSEDSSED; encoded by the exons ATGAAAGCCATGAAACCTGAGCAGAAGTGTGTCGCCGTAGCAGAGGACGGAGCTCCGAGTCCAATGGGAGGACTCGCTGGCTCGTCGGGCCGCCCGGGCCGTCGGACCTACCAAAGTTCAGCCCATTTCGGCAGCCTGCTGGACGGCCTGCTGGCTCTCAGACAGGGCGGCATCCTGTTTGacgtggtgctggtggtggagggTCGACCCATCCAAGCCCACCGTATTCTCCTGGCCGCCTCTTGTGATTATTTCAG GGGGATGTTTGCTGGAGGCCTCAGGGAGACACAGCAAAAGGAGATTCCAATCCATGGAGTATCCTACATAGCTATGACAAAACTTCTTGACTACATCTACACTTCAACAATTGAGTTAGACCTGGAGTGTGTTCAGGAAGTCCTGATTGCCGCCACGCTGGTACAG CTTGAGAAAGTCATCGACTTTTGCTGCGACTTCCTTTTCTCCTGGCTGGACGAGGGCAACATATTGGAGGTGCACCATCTGGCCGATCTCTACGGGCTGCAGCAGCTCAATGACAAGATCCACTCCTACATCCTCAAGAACATTCAGACTTTGTCTCGAACAGATGTGTACCGGCAGTTACCCCAAGACGAAGTTTTCAGAGCGCTGACTAGTGACGAGCTTCATGTGAACAGTGAGAACGAAGTGTATGAGGCGGCACTTCACTATCACTACAGTCCCGAGCAGGTGGAAACTGACCAGGTGTACTTGCAG GACAATCTGAAGATGCTCGATGCCGTGCGTTTTTGTCTGATTGAGAAGCAAGTTCTGCAGAGACTGCATGGCAGACTGCACCAGTGTCCACTGAAGGATTCAGTTTCAGCTGCCCTACGGTACCACGAGCAGGAGGTGTGGCAGCCCGTCCTGCAGAGTCCCCTCACCCAGCCACGGTCCACCTTCCACTGTGTCCTGGGCTTCGGTGGGATGTTCACTTCCTCCACTCTCACGGACAGCAATGACCTGTTTCAGGTGTTCCACCCGAGCTGGCGGGAATGGAGGACTCTCACCGCTGCCCACGCGCCACGCATGTCCAACCAGGGAATTGCTGTGCTCAACAACTTTGTTTATCTCATCGGAGGAGACAAAAATACCAGTGGATTCCGTGCCGAGACACGCTGCTGGAG ATACGACCCTCGTCACAACAGCTGGTGCTCCATCcagtctctgcagcagcagcatgctgACCACTGCGTTTGTGTGGTGGGCGGCCATATTTACACCATCGGAGGGCGCGACTACAGCAACGAGTTGGACTCAGTGGAGCGCTATGACCCACGCACCAACTCGTGGGAATTTGTGACACCTTTAAAGAGAGAG GTGTATGCCCATGCTGGAGCGGTGGTGGACGGGAAGATCTATATAGCGTGTGGGCGCAGAGGGATGGCGTACCTCAGAGAGACTTGCTGCTTTGACCCTGCAGCCAACCAGTGGACAGCATGTGCGGAGGGGCCAGTGGAGCGAGCGTGGCACGGCATGGCTGCTGTTAATGGACGCGTGTATGTTATTGGAGGAAGCAATGATGAGCGCGGGTACCGGCATGATGTTCTGAAG GTGGCATGTTTTGACCCGGCCGTCAACTCATGGTCTCTAATGGCCCCCCTCCCCGGTGGGCACGGGGAACCCGGCGTAGCTGTGCTGGACAATCGGATTTACATTCTGGGAGGACGCTCGCATGACAAAGGCACCAGGATGAAATACGTCCACGTGTACAACACCGACGCGGACGAGTGGGAAAACGAGACGGAGTTTAAGCTGCGCGTCTCTGGGCTGGCAGCCTGCGTGGCGCTCATGCCGCCGGCCGTGCTCGCCCAGGCCAGAACCTGGGAGCAGCGCACCAAGGCTTCGTGGGAAGAAGTGGACGTGGACAACTCAGAGGACTCTAGTGAGGACTGA
- the klhl22 gene encoding kelch-like protein 22 isoform X1 has protein sequence MKAMKPEQKCVAVAEDGAPSPMGGLAGSSGRPGRRTYQSSAHFGSLLDGLLALRQGGILFDVVLVVEGRPIQAHRILLAASCDYFRGMFAGGLRETQQKEIPIHGVSYIAMTKLLDYIYTSTIELDLECVQEVLIAATLVQLEKVIDFCCDFLFSWLDEGNILEVHHLADLYGLQQLNDKIHSYILKNIQTLSRTDVYRQLPQDEVFRALTSDELHVNSENEVYEAALHYHYSPEQVETDQVYLQVSLKDNLKMLDAVRFCLIEKQVLQRLHGRLHQCPLKDSVSAALRYHEQEVWQPVLQSPLTQPRSTFHCVLGFGGMFTSSTLTDSNDLFQVFHPSWREWRTLTAAHAPRMSNQGIAVLNNFVYLIGGDKNTSGFRAETRCWRYDPRHNSWCSIQSLQQQHADHCVCVVGGHIYTIGGRDYSNELDSVERYDPRTNSWEFVTPLKREVYAHAGAVVDGKIYIACGRRGMAYLRETCCFDPAANQWTACAEGPVERAWHGMAAVNGRVYVIGGSNDERGYRHDVLKVACFDPAVNSWSLMAPLPGGHGEPGVAVLDNRIYILGGRSHDKGTRMKYVHVYNTDADEWENETEFKLRVSGLAACVALMPPAVLAQARTWEQRTKASWEEVDVDNSEDSSED, from the exons ATGAAAGCCATGAAACCTGAGCAGAAGTGTGTCGCCGTAGCAGAGGACGGAGCTCCGAGTCCAATGGGAGGACTCGCTGGCTCGTCGGGCCGCCCGGGCCGTCGGACCTACCAAAGTTCAGCCCATTTCGGCAGCCTGCTGGACGGCCTGCTGGCTCTCAGACAGGGCGGCATCCTGTTTGacgtggtgctggtggtggagggTCGACCCATCCAAGCCCACCGTATTCTCCTGGCCGCCTCTTGTGATTATTTCAG GGGGATGTTTGCTGGAGGCCTCAGGGAGACACAGCAAAAGGAGATTCCAATCCATGGAGTATCCTACATAGCTATGACAAAACTTCTTGACTACATCTACACTTCAACAATTGAGTTAGACCTGGAGTGTGTTCAGGAAGTCCTGATTGCCGCCACGCTGGTACAG CTTGAGAAAGTCATCGACTTTTGCTGCGACTTCCTTTTCTCCTGGCTGGACGAGGGCAACATATTGGAGGTGCACCATCTGGCCGATCTCTACGGGCTGCAGCAGCTCAATGACAAGATCCACTCCTACATCCTCAAGAACATTCAGACTTTGTCTCGAACAGATGTGTACCGGCAGTTACCCCAAGACGAAGTTTTCAGAGCGCTGACTAGTGACGAGCTTCATGTGAACAGTGAGAACGAAGTGTATGAGGCGGCACTTCACTATCACTACAGTCCCGAGCAGGTGGAAACTGACCAGGTGTACTTGCAGGTCAGTCTGAAG GACAATCTGAAGATGCTCGATGCCGTGCGTTTTTGTCTGATTGAGAAGCAAGTTCTGCAGAGACTGCATGGCAGACTGCACCAGTGTCCACTGAAGGATTCAGTTTCAGCTGCCCTACGGTACCACGAGCAGGAGGTGTGGCAGCCCGTCCTGCAGAGTCCCCTCACCCAGCCACGGTCCACCTTCCACTGTGTCCTGGGCTTCGGTGGGATGTTCACTTCCTCCACTCTCACGGACAGCAATGACCTGTTTCAGGTGTTCCACCCGAGCTGGCGGGAATGGAGGACTCTCACCGCTGCCCACGCGCCACGCATGTCCAACCAGGGAATTGCTGTGCTCAACAACTTTGTTTATCTCATCGGAGGAGACAAAAATACCAGTGGATTCCGTGCCGAGACACGCTGCTGGAG ATACGACCCTCGTCACAACAGCTGGTGCTCCATCcagtctctgcagcagcagcatgctgACCACTGCGTTTGTGTGGTGGGCGGCCATATTTACACCATCGGAGGGCGCGACTACAGCAACGAGTTGGACTCAGTGGAGCGCTATGACCCACGCACCAACTCGTGGGAATTTGTGACACCTTTAAAGAGAGAG GTGTATGCCCATGCTGGAGCGGTGGTGGACGGGAAGATCTATATAGCGTGTGGGCGCAGAGGGATGGCGTACCTCAGAGAGACTTGCTGCTTTGACCCTGCAGCCAACCAGTGGACAGCATGTGCGGAGGGGCCAGTGGAGCGAGCGTGGCACGGCATGGCTGCTGTTAATGGACGCGTGTATGTTATTGGAGGAAGCAATGATGAGCGCGGGTACCGGCATGATGTTCTGAAG GTGGCATGTTTTGACCCGGCCGTCAACTCATGGTCTCTAATGGCCCCCCTCCCCGGTGGGCACGGGGAACCCGGCGTAGCTGTGCTGGACAATCGGATTTACATTCTGGGAGGACGCTCGCATGACAAAGGCACCAGGATGAAATACGTCCACGTGTACAACACCGACGCGGACGAGTGGGAAAACGAGACGGAGTTTAAGCTGCGCGTCTCTGGGCTGGCAGCCTGCGTGGCGCTCATGCCGCCGGCCGTGCTCGCCCAGGCCAGAACCTGGGAGCAGCGCACCAAGGCTTCGTGGGAAGAAGTGGACGTGGACAACTCAGAGGACTCTAGTGAGGACTGA